One Cryobacterium roopkundense genomic region harbors:
- a CDS encoding LacI family DNA-binding transcriptional regulator, whose translation MATTIRQVADAAGVSIATASRALSGSDAVVPATRDRVLRVAAALDYTPSRLARGLVTGTTGNIGLIFPDITNPFYTSFLAELESLVGAYDMGIVIGDSHENPDRELALVRQMSTQVDRLVLTSSRLTDEQIVAAAGRLPVVLANRRLGGDVVVPPRLSQMVIDVDAGFTAAVTHLHELGHRRLTYLDGPARSWSARQKRTVLSRVCGELGLALTVVGIERPDFAAGLAACADLDPDRATAVLAFNDQVALGALAALRARGIDVPGRISVIGCDDSLPDGLAWPALTTVDSSSRALGALAAAAVLDPESHPTGSVPTRLIVRRSTAVAAALPHSTHRDDTTQEPS comes from the coding sequence GTGGCGACAACGATTCGGCAGGTTGCGGACGCCGCCGGGGTGTCGATCGCCACGGCGTCCCGCGCGCTGAGCGGATCGGACGCCGTCGTGCCCGCCACCCGGGACCGCGTGTTGCGGGTGGCCGCCGCGCTCGACTACACGCCGAGCCGGCTGGCGCGCGGCCTCGTGACCGGAACGACGGGCAACATCGGCTTGATTTTCCCCGACATCACCAACCCCTTCTACACCTCGTTCCTGGCCGAACTCGAGTCCCTCGTGGGCGCCTACGACATGGGAATTGTGATCGGCGACTCCCACGAGAATCCCGACCGCGAGCTCGCCCTGGTGCGCCAGATGTCGACTCAGGTCGACCGGCTCGTGCTCACCTCCAGCCGGCTCACCGACGAGCAGATCGTGGCCGCGGCCGGCCGACTCCCCGTCGTGCTGGCCAACCGACGGCTCGGCGGCGACGTGGTCGTGCCGCCGCGGTTGAGTCAGATGGTCATCGACGTCGACGCCGGCTTCACGGCGGCCGTCACCCACCTGCACGAGCTCGGCCACCGCCGACTCACCTACCTCGACGGGCCTGCCCGCTCCTGGTCCGCGCGTCAGAAGCGCACCGTGCTCAGCCGGGTCTGCGGCGAACTGGGCCTGGCCCTGACCGTTGTGGGCATCGAGCGCCCCGACTTCGCGGCGGGCCTCGCGGCGTGTGCCGATCTCGACCCCGACCGGGCCACGGCGGTACTCGCCTTCAACGACCAGGTCGCCCTCGGCGCGCTCGCCGCGCTCCGCGCCCGCGGAATCGACGTTCCCGGCCGCATCAGCGTGATCGGCTGTGACGATTCCCTCCCCGACGGCCTGGCCTGGCCCGCGCTGACCACCGTCGACAGCTCCAGCCGGGCCCTCGGTGCACTCGCGGCGGCCGCCGTGCTCGACCCCGAATCGCATCCGACCGGAAGCGTGCCCACCCGGCTCATCGTGCGCCGGTCGACCGCGGTCGCAGCCGCCCTCCCACACTCCACCCACCGCGACGACACAACCCAGGAGCCCTCGTGA
- a CDS encoding LacI family DNA-binding transcriptional regulator, producing the protein MVVTIRDVARVTGVSISTVSRALANPEQVAEATRLHVQETARSMGYRPNRAARGLVTGRTGSIGLVVPDLENPFFGSICKGVQARARAAGYAVFIADTDEDPLLEDEVVRSLTKQVDGVILCSPRGSDEAVGRVAEDSSLVLVNRTLAGVPSITFDNGGGARAVMRHLVALGHRTIAYAAGPITSWSNRERDVALREFADESDDVTLIELGNFPPFFSGGTQAADLALASGATAIVAFNDLVAAGLVDRLRHRGINVPTDISVTGFDNVPMSTLVWPNLTTVDFPRIQMGRASVDALLDTVLGRSTGPRPNVEIAVELVVRQSTGVVPAGTTASAQ; encoded by the coding sequence ATGGTCGTGACTATTCGCGATGTGGCCCGGGTCACTGGAGTGTCGATCTCCACGGTCTCCCGAGCGCTCGCCAACCCGGAGCAGGTCGCAGAGGCTACCCGCCTGCACGTGCAGGAGACAGCCCGCAGCATGGGATACCGCCCGAACCGTGCCGCCAGGGGACTCGTCACCGGTCGCACGGGCAGCATCGGTCTCGTCGTTCCCGACCTGGAAAACCCGTTCTTCGGCTCGATCTGCAAGGGCGTGCAGGCCCGCGCCCGCGCCGCAGGCTACGCGGTGTTCATCGCCGACACCGACGAAGATCCCCTCCTCGAAGACGAGGTGGTGCGCAGCCTGACCAAGCAGGTCGACGGCGTGATCCTCTGCTCCCCCCGCGGCTCCGACGAGGCCGTCGGTCGGGTCGCCGAAGACAGCTCGCTCGTGCTCGTCAACCGCACCCTGGCCGGCGTGCCCTCGATCACCTTCGACAACGGCGGCGGCGCCCGGGCCGTGATGAGGCACCTCGTGGCGCTCGGTCACCGAACGATCGCCTACGCGGCCGGCCCGATCACCTCGTGGTCGAACCGGGAACGCGACGTGGCCCTGCGCGAGTTCGCGGACGAGTCCGACGATGTCACCCTGATCGAACTCGGCAATTTTCCGCCGTTTTTCTCCGGGGGAACCCAGGCGGCAGACCTCGCGCTCGCGAGCGGCGCCACGGCCATCGTGGCCTTCAACGACCTGGTCGCCGCCGGGCTCGTCGACCGGCTGCGCCACCGCGGCATCAACGTGCCGACCGACATCAGCGTCACCGGGTTCGACAACGTGCCGATGTCCACCCTGGTCTGGCCCAACCTCACCACGGTGGACTTTCCCCGCATCCAGATGGGGCGCGCCAGTGTCGATGCCCTGCTGGACACAGTTCTCGGCCGGTCAACCGGACCACGACCCAACGTGGAGATCGCCGTCGAACTCGTCGTACGACAGTCGACCGGCGTCGTGCCGGCCGGCACCACAGCATCCGCTCAGTAG
- the uxaC gene encoding glucuronate isomerase has protein sequence MAKTPWKLHPDRALPAEPTQRTIAREIYESVAALPIVSMHGHIDAGFIRRNDAFGDPAELFIIPDHYLVRMLVSQGYRHEDLGVRPLDGDSSYETDHRLIWRRFCENWKLFRGTPTRYWMEHELALVFGITDEPSAATADAIYDQLSAALATPEYRIRSLFDRFNIEILSTTDAPDSDLAEHAALAAEGWGERVVPTFRPDGIFYPDRAGWRAAVRALAARNGSDITDYASFLVAVQERRLAFVAAGARATDHGHLTADTTPLSAADAQRIFAQALVGPVDAATGEAFAANMLFESARMSVEDGLVMQLHPGVQRDHSDAIATAFGPDNGFDIPLPVDYTRGLQPLLNAFGLDPRFRIILFTIDETVYSRELAPIAGAYPSVRLGAPWWFLDSPGGMARFRELVTETAGFYNTSGFVDDTRAFASIPARHDLARRIDAGYLAGLVAEHRLTLDEATETAVDLAYTLPLTAYARRDTAAAGAAATIPAPGERAAL, from the coding sequence ATGGCGAAGACGCCATGGAAACTTCACCCCGACCGGGCCCTCCCGGCCGAGCCGACGCAGCGAACGATCGCCAGGGAGATCTACGAGAGCGTCGCCGCCCTGCCGATCGTGTCGATGCACGGGCACATCGATGCCGGCTTCATCCGGCGCAACGACGCCTTCGGGGATCCGGCGGAGCTCTTCATCATTCCCGACCACTATCTCGTACGCATGCTGGTGTCCCAGGGCTATCGCCACGAAGACCTCGGCGTTCGCCCCCTGGACGGTGATTCCTCCTACGAGACCGACCATCGGCTCATCTGGCGGCGCTTCTGCGAGAACTGGAAGCTCTTCCGCGGAACCCCCACCCGCTACTGGATGGAACACGAGCTGGCCCTGGTCTTCGGCATCACCGACGAGCCCTCCGCCGCCACGGCCGACGCGATCTACGACCAGCTGTCGGCCGCCCTGGCCACGCCGGAGTATCGCATCCGCTCACTCTTCGACCGTTTCAACATCGAGATTCTCAGCACCACGGATGCGCCGGATTCCGACCTGGCCGAGCACGCGGCGCTCGCCGCGGAGGGCTGGGGCGAACGGGTCGTTCCCACCTTCCGGCCCGACGGCATCTTCTACCCCGATCGCGCCGGCTGGCGGGCCGCCGTGCGCGCACTCGCCGCCCGAAACGGCTCGGACATCACGGACTACGCGAGCTTTCTCGTGGCCGTGCAGGAGCGCCGTCTCGCGTTCGTGGCGGCGGGAGCCCGTGCCACGGACCACGGCCACCTCACCGCTGACACCACCCCGCTCTCCGCAGCGGATGCCCAGCGCATCTTCGCGCAGGCGCTCGTCGGCCCGGTGGACGCGGCCACGGGCGAGGCCTTCGCGGCAAACATGCTCTTTGAGAGCGCCCGCATGTCGGTCGAAGACGGCCTCGTGATGCAGCTTCACCCCGGAGTGCAACGCGATCACTCCGACGCTATTGCCACGGCTTTCGGCCCAGACAACGGCTTCGACATTCCCCTGCCCGTGGACTACACCCGCGGGCTGCAACCGCTGCTCAACGCTTTCGGCCTCGACCCGCGATTTCGCATCATCCTGTTCACGATCGACGAGACAGTGTACTCGCGGGAACTCGCGCCGATTGCGGGGGCGTATCCCTCCGTGCGGCTCGGCGCCCCCTGGTGGTTCCTCGATTCGCCCGGCGGCATGGCGCGGTTCCGTGAACTCGTCACCGAGACCGCCGGCTTCTACAACACGAGCGGTTTCGTCGACGACACGCGGGCGTTCGCGTCGATACCGGCCAGGCATGACCTGGCCCGACGCATCGACGCCGGCTACCTCGCGGGGCTCGTGGCCGAACACCGACTCACCCTCGACGAGGCCACCGAAACAGCGGTCGACCTCGCGTACACCCTGCCCCTGACGGCCTACGCGCGACGCGATACTGCCGCCGCCGGAGCAGCCGCGACCATCCCCGCACCAGGAGAAAGAGCAGCACTATGA
- a CDS encoding UxaA family hydrolase, with protein sequence MPTRVLLRDVALHLNDRDEVAVALRPLPAGTLIDLGPGPGPGTEPLTLPADIPRSHKFALAAIAAGAQVHKYGQPIGRATAYIAAGEHVHSQNLGMDDTSRAHEFGTSRTELAVPSEPMPTFLGYPRADGRAGTRNFVGILTSVNCSATAANLIAEAFRGFALDEFENVDGVMALTHQSGCGLVPTSEGAQVLLRTLRGYAAHPNFGGLLVVGLGCEMVPVESLVTGYDLPTDTLVSTMNIQGEGGVRATVKEGIARIRAMLPELNKRTRIPISVSELVLGLNCGGSDGFSGITANPALGVASDLLVAYGATSVLAETPEVFGAEHLLTSRAVSPAVGQRLLDRIEWWQGYAKQGGGSLDNNPSPGNKAGGLTTILEKSLGAVAKAGQADLSAVYEYAERITERGLVFMDTPGYDPVSVTGIIAGGATVVCFTTGRGSVFGSKPTPSIKLATNSETFNRMPDDMDLNAGRIVDGTASLAEVGAEIFDLIIRVASGEQTVSEELGVGQEEFIPWQFGTVT encoded by the coding sequence ATGCCCACCAGAGTCTTGCTCCGCGACGTTGCCCTGCACCTGAACGACCGGGACGAGGTGGCCGTCGCCCTGCGCCCGTTGCCCGCCGGCACGCTCATCGACCTCGGTCCCGGGCCTGGGCCCGGGACCGAGCCCCTCACGCTTCCGGCCGATATTCCGCGCAGCCACAAGTTCGCCCTCGCCGCCATCGCCGCGGGCGCACAGGTGCACAAGTACGGGCAGCCCATCGGCCGCGCCACCGCGTATATCGCCGCCGGCGAGCACGTGCACAGCCAGAACCTCGGCATGGACGACACCTCGCGCGCGCACGAGTTCGGCACGAGCCGCACCGAGCTCGCCGTGCCGAGCGAGCCGATGCCCACGTTCCTCGGCTACCCCCGCGCCGACGGGCGGGCGGGCACCCGCAACTTCGTGGGCATTCTCACCTCGGTGAACTGCTCGGCCACAGCCGCGAACCTCATCGCGGAGGCGTTCCGCGGCTTCGCCCTCGACGAGTTCGAGAACGTCGACGGCGTGATGGCCCTCACCCACCAGAGCGGATGCGGCCTGGTCCCCACGAGCGAGGGCGCCCAGGTTCTGCTGCGTACCCTGCGCGGCTACGCCGCGCACCCCAACTTCGGCGGCCTGCTCGTGGTCGGCCTCGGCTGCGAGATGGTTCCGGTGGAGTCGCTCGTTACGGGCTATGACCTGCCGACCGACACCCTCGTGTCCACCATGAACATCCAGGGCGAGGGCGGCGTGCGCGCCACGGTCAAGGAGGGCATTGCCCGCATCCGCGCCATGCTGCCCGAGCTCAACAAGCGCACCAGGATTCCGATTTCGGTTTCCGAGCTCGTGCTGGGCCTGAACTGCGGCGGCTCCGACGGCTTCTCCGGCATCACCGCCAACCCGGCCCTCGGCGTGGCGTCCGACCTCCTCGTGGCGTACGGGGCGACATCCGTTCTCGCGGAGACGCCCGAGGTCTTCGGAGCCGAACACCTGCTCACGAGCCGCGCCGTCTCGCCCGCGGTCGGGCAGCGTCTGCTCGACCGCATCGAGTGGTGGCAGGGCTACGCCAAGCAGGGTGGCGGCAGCCTCGACAACAACCCCTCGCCCGGCAACAAGGCCGGCGGGCTGACCACCATCTTGGAGAAGTCGCTCGGCGCCGTCGCGAAGGCCGGGCAGGCCGATCTGTCGGCCGTGTATGAATACGCCGAGCGCATTACCGAGCGTGGCCTCGTGTTCATGGACACCCCAGGCTACGACCCGGTGTCGGTGACCGGAATCATCGCCGGGGGCGCGACCGTCGTGTGCTTCACAACCGGCCGCGGCTCGGTGTTCGGCTCCAAGCCCACGCCTTCGATCAAGCTCGCCACCAACTCGGAGACCTTCAACCGCATGCCCGACGACATGGACCTCAACGCGGGCCGCATCGTCGACGGCACGGCGTCCCTCGCCGAGGTCGGAGCCGAGATCTTCGACCTCATCATTCGGGTGGCCTCTGGCGAGCAGACCGTGAGCGAAGAACTCGGCGTGGGCCAGGAGGAGTTCATCCCCTGGCAGTTCGGCACGGTCACCTGA
- a CDS encoding extracellular solute-binding protein, translated as MRAFTRTYVTAAVAVAALVLTGCSAPNSGAAPATPAANASEVPDKPSAPVTLNILDVAGNQKLTGPMVDAFVAANPDVISAVTWESAGAPDLVGSIKPQVDSGSLSIDLVMTGTDGLAAGIGQDLWIPLVTDYADRLSNQADYIEPAANMQEIAEGFGVVTTYYPSGPLLQYDPEVVTDVPTTPEEVLAWAEANPGKFGYARPANSGPGRTFLQGLPYILGDSDPTDPVNGWDKTWAYLKQLGLTINNYPTGTGQVISNMADGTWAMIPTTTGWDIEPRATAKMPASIEAAPFDDFTWVTDAHYAVVPQGQTADKMSAILLLLQDMLTPETNAMAYDTGYFYPGPAIEGATLDKAPQASQDVIAEFGRDWYDDLIEEMPKAAPLEPAALVQAFDIWDREVGSGKFEGQ; from the coding sequence ATGAGAGCTTTCACCCGCACCTATGTCACAGCGGCAGTCGCCGTGGCAGCGCTCGTTCTCACGGGGTGCAGCGCACCGAACTCCGGAGCCGCGCCCGCCACGCCGGCGGCCAACGCCTCCGAGGTGCCCGACAAGCCGTCGGCACCCGTCACGCTGAACATCCTCGACGTGGCCGGCAACCAGAAGCTGACCGGCCCCATGGTCGACGCCTTCGTGGCGGCGAATCCCGACGTGATCTCCGCCGTCACCTGGGAGAGCGCAGGCGCTCCGGACCTCGTGGGGTCCATCAAGCCGCAGGTCGACAGCGGAAGCCTGTCCATCGACCTCGTGATGACCGGAACCGACGGCCTCGCCGCGGGCATCGGCCAGGACCTCTGGATTCCGCTCGTCACCGACTACGCCGACCGCCTGTCCAACCAGGCCGACTACATCGAACCCGCCGCGAACATGCAGGAAATCGCCGAGGGCTTCGGAGTCGTCACCACCTACTACCCCTCCGGGCCGCTGCTGCAGTACGACCCCGAGGTCGTAACCGACGTTCCCACGACGCCCGAAGAGGTGCTCGCCTGGGCTGAGGCCAACCCCGGCAAGTTCGGCTACGCGCGACCGGCCAACTCCGGCCCCGGCCGCACCTTTCTGCAGGGCCTCCCCTACATCCTCGGTGACTCCGACCCGACCGATCCCGTGAACGGCTGGGACAAGACCTGGGCCTACCTCAAACAGCTCGGCCTCACCATCAACAACTACCCCACCGGCACCGGGCAGGTCATCTCCAACATGGCCGACGGCACCTGGGCCATGATCCCCACCACCACCGGCTGGGACATCGAACCACGCGCCACGGCCAAAATGCCCGCGAGCATCGAGGCTGCCCCTTTCGACGACTTCACCTGGGTGACTGACGCCCACTACGCCGTCGTCCCGCAGGGCCAGACCGCCGACAAGATGTCCGCCATCCTACTGCTGCTGCAGGACATGCTCACCCCGGAGACCAACGCCATGGCGTACGACACCGGCTACTTCTACCCCGGCCCGGCCATCGAGGGCGCCACGCTCGACAAGGCACCCCAGGCCAGCCAGGACGTGATCGCCGAGTTCGGCCGCGACTGGTATGACGACCTGATCGAGGAGATGCCCAAGGCAGCTCCGCTCGAGCCTGCCGCTCTCGTGCAGGCGTTTGACATCTGGGACCGCGAAGTCGGCTCGGGAAAATTTGAGGGGCAGTAA
- the manD gene encoding D-mannonate dehydratase ManD produces MSVIEHAEVFFTSPGRNFVTLKITTSDGVTGLGDATLNGRELSVVAYLQEHIVPLLIGRDPQAIEDTWQYLYRGAYWRRGPVTMAAIAAVDVALWDILGKVTGQPVYQLLGGASRTGALAYGHASGSDLPSLFASIQNHLDQGFKAIRVQTGVPGLGQVYGVATNQKPGERYDYEPAKRTSVPTEEQWDSRAYLRHIPTIFAAVREEFGYDLPLLHDGHHRLTPNEAAILGKSLEPYDLFWLEDCTPGENQEALRRVRAQTTTPLAIGEVFNTVFDYQTLITEQLIDYVRSAVTHTGGISALKKIIDFAAIYQIKSGFHGPTDISPVGQAAALHLDLAIHNFGIQEYMKHSEDTLSVFQTSYTFENGLLHPGNNPGLGVEYDEALAATFDYTPAYLPVNRLQRDGTMHDW; encoded by the coding sequence ATGAGCGTCATCGAACACGCAGAAGTCTTCTTCACGAGTCCAGGACGCAACTTCGTCACCCTGAAGATCACCACGTCGGACGGCGTGACGGGCCTCGGCGACGCGACCCTCAATGGGCGCGAGCTCTCCGTGGTCGCCTACCTGCAGGAACACATCGTGCCGCTGTTGATCGGCCGCGACCCGCAGGCGATCGAAGACACCTGGCAGTACCTCTACCGCGGGGCGTACTGGCGCCGCGGACCCGTCACGATGGCCGCGATCGCGGCCGTGGACGTGGCGCTCTGGGACATCTTGGGCAAGGTGACCGGCCAGCCGGTGTACCAGCTGCTCGGCGGGGCCTCCCGCACGGGCGCTCTCGCCTACGGCCACGCGTCAGGCTCCGACCTGCCCTCGCTGTTCGCCTCCATTCAGAACCACCTCGACCAGGGCTTCAAGGCCATCCGTGTGCAGACCGGAGTGCCCGGCCTCGGCCAGGTCTACGGCGTGGCCACCAACCAGAAGCCCGGAGAGCGCTACGACTACGAACCCGCCAAGCGCACCTCCGTTCCTACCGAAGAGCAGTGGGACAGTCGCGCGTACCTGCGCCACATCCCCACGATCTTCGCGGCAGTGCGAGAGGAATTCGGCTACGACCTTCCCCTGCTGCACGACGGGCATCACCGCCTCACGCCGAACGAGGCCGCCATCCTCGGCAAATCCCTCGAGCCGTACGACCTGTTCTGGCTCGAAGACTGCACGCCCGGGGAAAACCAGGAGGCGCTGCGGCGGGTGCGGGCACAGACGACGACGCCGCTCGCCATCGGGGAGGTCTTCAATACGGTCTTCGACTATCAGACCCTGATCACCGAGCAGCTCATCGACTACGTGCGCAGCGCCGTCACCCACACCGGCGGTATCAGCGCGCTGAAGAAGATCATTGACTTTGCCGCGATCTACCAGATCAAATCTGGTTTTCACGGACCGACCGATATCTCGCCGGTCGGTCAGGCCGCTGCCCTGCACCTGGACCTCGCGATCCACAACTTCGGTATTCAGGAGTACATGAAGCACTCGGAGGACACCCTCTCGGTGTTCCAGACCAGCTACACCTTCGAGAACGGGCTGCTGCACCCGGGCAACAACCCCGGCCTCGGCGTCGAGTACGACGAGGCGCTCGCCGCGACCTTCGACTACACGCCCGCGTACCTGCCGGTGAACCGCCTGCAGCGCGACGGGACCATGCACGACTGGTAG